A single genomic interval of Chitinophaga sp. 180180018-3 harbors:
- a CDS encoding MFS transporter, translating to MANVIQPQKLFVASCMALLVTSLSFGIRAGILGGLGVEFHLDARQLSIIAGTAFWGFPLAVVLGGFIVDVIGMKRLLLAAFILHLLGIVLTIFANGFWSLFISTLFIGMANGTVEAACNPLVATIFPDNKTTKLNHFHLWFPGGIVVGTLLVFIMTKMHLSWQLQVGTMIIPTLIYGYLFLNLDFPVTERVASGVSSADMYKSVLSPLFICMLILMFGTAITELFTGQWIDVLLKNVTENAILILALTAGVQTLGRGVAGPVVHRMSPTGVLLISAVLSALGLYLLSHVSGNMIFVAAFIFGMGVTYFWPTMLGFVSENIPQSGALGMNLMGGAGMFAVSVYMYFMGGFYDSIIVKQLPAGSSLDAYRSAAPGTPEATAFSQATAVAGPEIIKATLIIPIILIVAFAILFFYMRNRKKASVQKVQMV from the coding sequence ATGGCAAATGTAATTCAGCCACAAAAACTGTTCGTAGCCAGCTGTATGGCGCTGCTGGTGACATCGTTATCATTCGGGATCCGCGCCGGTATACTGGGCGGCCTGGGTGTGGAATTTCACCTGGATGCCAGGCAATTAAGTATCATTGCCGGTACTGCTTTCTGGGGATTTCCACTGGCTGTTGTATTAGGGGGTTTCATTGTAGATGTAATAGGCATGAAGCGTCTGCTGTTGGCGGCATTCATATTGCACCTGCTTGGTATTGTGCTGACTATTTTCGCCAACGGGTTCTGGTCCCTGTTCATCTCCACACTGTTCATCGGGATGGCTAACGGAACCGTGGAAGCCGCATGTAATCCACTGGTAGCTACTATTTTTCCGGATAATAAAACCACTAAGCTGAATCACTTCCACCTCTGGTTTCCCGGGGGTATTGTAGTGGGAACCTTGCTGGTATTCATCATGACGAAGATGCACCTCTCCTGGCAGTTACAGGTAGGTACGATGATCATCCCCACATTGATCTACGGTTATCTTTTCCTTAATCTTGATTTTCCTGTTACTGAAAGGGTTGCATCCGGCGTATCTTCCGCCGACATGTACAAGTCGGTATTAAGCCCGCTGTTCATCTGCATGCTTATACTGATGTTCGGTACTGCTATCACTGAATTATTTACCGGTCAATGGATAGATGTGTTACTGAAAAATGTAACTGAAAATGCCATTCTGATCCTCGCATTAACCGCCGGCGTGCAAACACTGGGCAGGGGCGTAGCCGGTCCGGTTGTACACAGGATGTCGCCTACCGGCGTGCTGCTGATCTCTGCTGTTTTATCTGCATTGGGATTATATTTACTGTCGCATGTAAGCGGTAACATGATCTTTGTGGCCGCCTTTATCTTTGGTATGGGCGTTACCTATTTCTGGCCAACTATGCTGGGATTTGTATCTGAGAATATTCCGCAATCCGGTGCGCTGGGAATGAATCTTATGGGCGGAGCCGGCATGTTCGCGGTATCTGTATACATGTACTTCATGGGCGGATTTTACGACAGCATCATCGTAAAACAGCTGCCGGCAGGATCATCGCTGGATGCATACCGTTCCGCAGCTCCGGGCACACCTGAAGCCACCGCTTTCAGCCAGGCCACTGCCGTAGCCGGTCCGGAGATCATTAAGGCCACCCTGATAATTCCCATTATCCTGATCGTGGCATTTGCGATATTGTTCTTTTATATGCGTAATCGTAAAAAAGCATCTGTTCAAAAGGTTCAAATGGTTTAA
- a CDS encoding c-type cytochrome yields MRKRYLAPLVLSALFFAACGGGEKKANTDSVSTHESPAADNSMVSPNANKPASKGEQLMAQSDCKTCHKEEMKVVGPALKDIAGKYPNTPENIDKLADKVIKGGSGNWGEVAMLPHPNVSKDDAKEMVKYILSLSGK; encoded by the coding sequence ATGAGAAAGAGATATCTGGCGCCGCTCGTATTAAGTGCTTTATTCTTTGCAGCCTGCGGAGGAGGAGAAAAAAAAGCAAATACAGATAGTGTTAGCACTCATGAAAGCCCAGCAGCAGATAATTCCATGGTATCGCCCAATGCCAACAAACCTGCTAGCAAAGGTGAGCAACTGATGGCTCAAAGCGATTGCAAAACATGCCATAAGGAAGAAATGAAAGTAGTAGGACCAGCATTGAAAGACATTGCAGGTAAATATCCTAACACGCCGGAAAATATCGACAAACTGGCTGATAAGGTTATCAAAGGCGGTTCCGGCAACTGGGGCGAAGTAGCGATGCTGCCTCATCCTAATGTATCTAAAGATGATGCAAAGGAAATGGTAAAATACATTTTATCATTATCCGGTAAATAA
- the secA gene encoding preprotein translocase subunit SecA produces MLGFLSKLFGGNKSDRDIKSISPVVKQINEEYEKLQSLSIDDLRRKTQDFRARIADHLAAIDKEIGEKQAAADREEDVTTKDAIYQEIDVLKKDRDKQLEVVLKELLPEAFAVVKETARRLTNNATITATATDLDRQLAVRKDYVTIDGDKATWKNSWNAAGNLVTWNMVHYDVQLIGGTVLHQGKISEMATGEGKTLVSTLPAYLNALAGQGVHIVTVNDYLARRDSEWNGPLFEFLGITVDCIDKHQPNTFDRRNAYLADITYGTNNEFGFDYLRDNMVHNPDEMVQRKHHYAMVDEVDSVLIDDARTPLIISGPIPRGEEQEFHVLKPRIEYLVEMQKKAVNQYLQEAKKLISEGKDDAKTGGLALMRAWRGLPKGSALIKYLSEPGNKVLLQKAENYYLADQQREMPKVDEGLFFVIDEKQNSVDLTDKGIHLITQGGEDANFFILPDVGSELAEIEKLSVSPEEKLQRKDVLLQDFAAKSDRIHSVQQLLKAYTLFDKDVEYVVMDGKVKIVDEQTGRILDGRRYSDGLHQAIEAKENVKVEAATQTFATITLQNYFRMYHKLAGMTGTASTEAGEFWEIYKLDVVTIPTNLPISRIDAEDLVYKTKRDKYKAVIEEVRQLQANGRPVLVGTTSVEVSELLSKMLTFEKVPHNVLNAKQHAREAQIVAEAGLPGAVTIATNMAGRGTDIKLGPGVKEAGGLAIIGTERHESRRVDRQLRGRAGRQGDPGTSQFFVSLEDDLMRMFGSERIAGLMDRMGYKEGEVIQHSMITRSIERAQKKVEENNFGIRKRLLEYDDVMNKQRTVIYSKRNHALFGERLAIDIDNAFYDVAENMVTTHKGSGDYEAFKMDAIMNFSIDTAITQEELAKTDIPNLASRLYHEGKDNYQRKVNDLISNTLPVIERIHQEQGHHIENISIPFTDGKKGINVLANLQRVVDTQGHETMNALERSITLALIDEAWKEHLRAMDDLKQSVQSAVYEQKDPLLIYKFEAFNLFKEMDGETSRDIVSFLTKCGIPVSNQEQEQAPEIREGREEKTDMSRMRASHEDLVDNNGHQAAAPDYQTAEEVKAEPIRHQGPKIGRNDLCPCGSGKKYKQCHGKDL; encoded by the coding sequence ATGTTAGGTTTTTTATCAAAGCTATTTGGAGGGAATAAATCAGACAGGGATATCAAGTCCATCTCTCCGGTGGTGAAGCAGATCAATGAGGAGTACGAAAAACTGCAATCCCTTTCTATTGATGATCTGCGTCGTAAAACGCAGGATTTCCGCGCCCGCATAGCCGACCATCTCGCAGCTATTGATAAAGAAATAGGCGAAAAGCAGGCTGCTGCTGATAGAGAAGAAGATGTTACCACCAAAGACGCTATATATCAGGAAATTGACGTACTGAAAAAAGACCGTGATAAACAACTGGAAGTAGTATTGAAAGAGCTGTTGCCGGAAGCTTTTGCTGTAGTAAAGGAAACCGCCCGCAGATTAACCAATAATGCAACCATTACTGCCACCGCTACAGATCTGGACCGCCAGCTGGCTGTCAGAAAAGATTACGTGACTATTGACGGAGATAAAGCTACCTGGAAGAACAGCTGGAACGCAGCCGGTAATCTGGTAACCTGGAATATGGTGCATTACGATGTACAGTTGATCGGTGGTACCGTGTTGCATCAGGGTAAAATCTCTGAAATGGCAACAGGTGAAGGTAAAACCCTGGTATCTACATTGCCCGCTTACCTCAACGCGCTGGCTGGTCAGGGTGTACACATCGTGACAGTGAACGACTATCTGGCCCGTCGTGACTCCGAGTGGAATGGTCCACTGTTTGAGTTCCTCGGTATCACGGTAGACTGTATCGATAAACATCAGCCTAATACATTCGACAGGCGGAATGCGTATCTGGCGGATATTACCTACGGTACCAACAACGAATTCGGCTTCGATTACCTCCGCGATAACATGGTACATAACCCGGATGAAATGGTGCAACGCAAGCATCATTACGCCATGGTGGATGAAGTGGATAGCGTATTGATCGATGACGCCCGTACGCCGCTGATCATTTCCGGTCCTATTCCACGCGGTGAAGAACAGGAGTTTCACGTACTGAAGCCCCGTATCGAATACCTGGTGGAAATGCAGAAAAAAGCAGTGAACCAATATCTGCAGGAAGCCAAGAAACTGATTTCTGAAGGAAAAGACGACGCGAAAACCGGAGGCCTGGCGCTGATGCGCGCCTGGAGAGGTTTACCTAAGGGTAGCGCGCTGATTAAATATCTCAGTGAACCGGGTAATAAAGTATTACTGCAGAAAGCTGAAAACTACTACCTGGCCGACCAGCAACGTGAAATGCCTAAGGTCGATGAAGGTCTGTTCTTCGTGATCGACGAAAAACAAAACAGCGTAGATCTTACTGATAAAGGTATACACCTGATTACACAGGGCGGTGAAGATGCTAACTTCTTCATACTGCCGGATGTGGGATCAGAGCTGGCAGAAATTGAAAAACTGTCAGTTTCCCCTGAGGAAAAACTACAGCGTAAAGATGTGTTGTTACAGGACTTCGCTGCAAAGTCGGATCGTATTCACTCCGTACAGCAGCTGCTGAAAGCTTACACTTTATTTGATAAGGATGTGGAGTATGTGGTGATGGATGGCAAAGTGAAGATCGTAGATGAGCAGACGGGTCGTATCCTCGATGGACGCCGCTACTCCGACGGTTTACACCAGGCGATTGAAGCTAAGGAAAACGTGAAGGTGGAAGCAGCTACACAAACATTTGCTACGATTACATTACAGAACTATTTCCGTATGTACCACAAACTGGCGGGTATGACCGGTACTGCTTCTACTGAAGCTGGTGAGTTCTGGGAAATCTATAAACTGGATGTGGTAACCATCCCAACTAACCTGCCGATCAGCCGTATAGATGCAGAAGACCTGGTATATAAAACCAAGCGCGATAAGTATAAAGCGGTGATCGAAGAGGTAAGGCAATTACAGGCGAATGGCCGCCCGGTGCTGGTAGGTACTACTTCTGTAGAAGTATCAGAACTGTTAAGCAAGATGCTGACTTTCGAGAAGGTACCTCACAACGTGCTGAACGCGAAGCAGCATGCCCGTGAAGCTCAGATCGTAGCTGAAGCTGGTTTGCCAGGTGCTGTAACGATTGCTACCAACATGGCGGGTCGTGGTACGGATATTAAACTCGGACCTGGCGTAAAAGAAGCCGGTGGGCTGGCCATCATTGGTACAGAAAGACATGAAAGCCGTCGTGTAGACCGCCAGCTTCGTGGTCGTGCTGGTCGTCAGGGCGATCCGGGAACTTCACAGTTCTTCGTTTCCCTGGAAGATGATCTGATGCGTATGTTCGGCTCTGAGCGTATTGCCGGCCTGATGGATCGCATGGGATATAAAGAGGGCGAAGTGATTCAGCACAGCATGATCACCCGCTCTATTGAAAGAGCACAGAAAAAAGTAGAGGAAAATAACTTCGGTATCCGTAAACGTCTGCTGGAATACGACGACGTAATGAACAAGCAGCGCACGGTAATCTATTCCAAGCGTAACCACGCCCTGTTCGGAGAACGCCTGGCAATTGATATCGACAACGCCTTCTACGATGTAGCAGAGAACATGGTAACCACCCACAAAGGCAGCGGCGATTACGAAGCCTTTAAGATGGATGCTATCATGAACTTCTCCATCGATACAGCCATCACCCAGGAAGAACTGGCAAAAACAGATATTCCTAACCTGGCGTCCAGACTGTATCATGAAGGAAAAGATAACTACCAGCGTAAGGTAAATGACCTTATCAGCAATACCCTGCCGGTAATTGAACGTATCCATCAGGAACAGGGGCATCATATCGAGAATATCTCTATTCCGTTTACTGATGGCAAAAAAGGTATCAACGTACTGGCTAACCTGCAGCGGGTAGTGGATACACAGGGTCATGAAACCATGAATGCCCTGGAACGCAGCATCACACTGGCTTTGATCGACGAGGCCTGGAAAGAGCACCTGCGTGCTATGGACGATCTGAAACAATCCGTTCAGAGCGCCGTTTACGAACAGAAAGATCCGTTACTGATCTATAAATTTGAAGCATTTAATCTCTTCAAAGAAATGGATGGTGAAACCAGTCGTGATATCGTTTCTTTCCTTACCAAATGCGGTATTCCGGTTAGCAACCAGGAACAGGAGCAGGCTCCTGAAATCCGTGAAGGCAGGGAAGAAAAGACTGATATGAGCCGTATGCGCGCTTCCCATGAAGACCTCGTAGATAACAACGGTCATCAGGCAGCCGCTCCGGATTACCAAACAGCTGAAGAGGTGAAAGCAGAGCCAATACGGCATCAGGGCCCCAAGATTGGTCGTAATGACCTGTGTCCTTGCGGAAGCGGGAAAAAGTATAAGCAGTGCCATGGGAAAGACCTTTGA
- a CDS encoding four helix bundle protein: MKDNVVAEKSYQFSVRIIRLFQYLMQKGEERALVIQVLRSGTSIGANIQEAIGANSVREFTHRINISYKEARETFYWLRLLHDTQILDHNQALSLKQDCEELLRILGTIQKTMKSREKKYYKTL, encoded by the coding sequence ATGAAAGATAATGTTGTGGCAGAGAAGAGTTATCAGTTTAGTGTGAGGATTATTAGGTTATTTCAATACCTGATGCAAAAAGGTGAAGAAAGGGCCTTGGTGATTCAAGTGTTACGGTCGGGAACGTCTATCGGCGCAAATATCCAGGAGGCCATCGGGGCTAATTCCGTTAGAGAATTTACTCATAGAATAAACATTTCATACAAAGAAGCCAGAGAAACATTTTACTGGTTAAGATTATTACACGATACCCAAATCCTTGATCACAATCAGGCATTATCCCTAAAACAAGACTGTGAAGAGCTATTACGGATTTTGGGAACAATACAAAAAACCATGAAGAGTCGCGAAAAAAAGTATTATAAGACACTGTAA
- a CDS encoding ThuA domain-containing protein, with protein sequence MKTLTAFITLLLLAGSFSLQAKNKDRHKSKRVLVFSKTKGFRHDCIPFAKLAIMQLGKENGFDVDTTEDASAFTPANLKKYAAVIFSCTTGDVLDDAQQAAFENYIHKGGAWMGIHAATDTEYDWPWYNKLAGAWFLSHPQQQVATLRVVDHNHPATKDLPDEWIRKDEWYNFKDLNPDVHVLIKIDESTYTGGKNGDNHPMCWYHDFEGGRAFYTEMGHVKESYSDPVYLKHLLGGIEYAIGNWKPKK encoded by the coding sequence ATGAAAACATTAACCGCTTTTATTACACTCCTCTTGCTTGCAGGATCTTTTTCGTTACAGGCGAAAAATAAAGACAGGCACAAATCCAAAAGGGTACTGGTATTTTCCAAAACTAAAGGCTTCCGCCACGATTGCATTCCTTTTGCCAAACTGGCCATCATGCAATTGGGCAAAGAGAATGGATTTGATGTAGATACGACAGAGGATGCCAGCGCATTTACTCCTGCGAATCTGAAGAAATATGCAGCCGTTATCTTCAGCTGCACTACCGGCGATGTGCTCGACGACGCACAACAGGCAGCTTTCGAAAACTATATCCACAAAGGTGGAGCATGGATGGGTATTCATGCTGCTACCGACACGGAATACGACTGGCCCTGGTACAACAAGCTCGCGGGCGCATGGTTCCTGAGCCATCCGCAGCAACAGGTAGCCACCCTCAGGGTAGTGGATCATAACCACCCTGCCACCAAAGATCTTCCGGATGAATGGATCCGCAAAGACGAATGGTACAATTTCAAAGATCTTAATCCTGATGTACATGTGCTGATCAAGATCGATGAAAGCACCTATACCGGCGGTAAAAACGGGGATAACCACCCGATGTGCTGGTACCACGATTTTGAAGGCGGCCGCGCTTTCTATACTGAAATGGGACATGTTAAGGAGTCCTACTCAGATCCCGTATACCTGAAACACCTGCTCGGCGGTATTGAATACGCCATAGGTAATTGGAAACCCAAGAAATAA
- a CDS encoding Gfo/Idh/MocA family oxidoreductase, whose translation MTRKLRMGMIGGGKDAFIGAIHRIAANMDGLIELVAGALSINNEIAVESGKMLFLDPERTYLDFKTMLEKEAKMPADKRMDFVTIVTPNFAHFEPAMMALDLGFNVVIEKPITFSLEEAKQLKAKVEATGLTLLLTHTYTGYPMVKQARQMVKDGALGKIRKVWVEYPQGWLSKLSEREGNAQAAWRTDPKKSGKSGCMGDIGTHAANLAEYISGAKIEKLCADLNILVPGRALDDDGAVLLRFDNGAAGVLMASQVAAGEENALKIRVYGEKGGLEWAQHEPNTLLVKWLDKPTEIYRAGGGYSFQSSYMTHNTRTPGGHPEGYLEAFGNLYRNFAQTLSAKIDGTKASAESLDFPGVEEGVRGMAFIDNVVRSSQSDAKWTNFEI comes from the coding sequence ATGACACGGAAACTCAGAATGGGAATGATAGGAGGCGGTAAAGATGCCTTCATTGGCGCAATTCATCGCATTGCAGCCAATATGGACGGACTGATTGAACTGGTGGCAGGCGCCCTCAGTATCAATAATGAGATTGCTGTGGAATCAGGCAAAATGCTGTTCCTTGATCCGGAACGTACTTACCTCGATTTCAAAACGATGCTGGAGAAAGAAGCCAAAATGCCGGCAGACAAACGTATGGACTTTGTCACCATCGTTACCCCCAACTTCGCCCACTTCGAACCTGCGATGATGGCGCTGGATCTTGGATTCAACGTGGTGATAGAAAAACCCATCACATTCTCCCTCGAAGAAGCTAAACAACTGAAAGCAAAAGTGGAAGCCACCGGCCTGACACTGCTGCTCACACATACTTACACCGGCTACCCGATGGTAAAACAGGCCAGGCAGATGGTGAAAGACGGCGCGCTTGGCAAGATCCGTAAAGTATGGGTAGAATATCCCCAGGGCTGGCTCAGTAAGCTCAGTGAAAGAGAAGGTAATGCACAGGCGGCCTGGAGAACAGATCCTAAGAAATCAGGCAAAAGCGGTTGCATGGGCGATATAGGTACCCACGCTGCTAACCTGGCTGAATATATCAGCGGTGCAAAAATCGAAAAGCTCTGCGCCGACCTCAACATCCTCGTTCCCGGTCGTGCACTGGATGATGATGGCGCCGTGCTGCTCCGCTTCGACAATGGTGCTGCCGGCGTACTGATGGCATCGCAGGTAGCTGCCGGTGAAGAAAATGCACTGAAGATCCGCGTCTATGGCGAAAAAGGCGGCCTCGAATGGGCACAACACGAGCCTAACACCCTGCTGGTGAAATGGCTGGATAAACCCACCGAAATCTACCGCGCCGGCGGAGGCTACAGCTTCCAGTCGAGCTACATGACACACAACACCCGTACCCCCGGCGGCCACCCGGAAGGCTACCTCGAAGCATTCGGTAACCTGTACCGCAACTTCGCGCAAACCTTATCCGCTAAGATCGACGGTACCAAAGCTTCTGCTGAGTCGTTGGACTTCCCCGGCGTAGAAGAAGGGGTACGTGGTATGGCATTCATCGATAACGTAGTACGTTCTTCCCAGAGCGATGCTAAATGGACTAACTTCGAGATTTAA
- a CDS encoding DUF1080 domain-containing protein codes for MKKLIIGALMAAAVTGATTVKAQSTNSLSAKEKKQGWVLLFDGTSTKGWHTYLQSTASPAWSASNGALGLDQAAKKNGAPGGDLVTDGEYENYELSIEWKISKGGNSGVIFGVHEDPEFHATYQTGPEMQVLDDAGHPDGKIPKHNAGDLYDLIKAPKMAAKPVGEWNTAIIRKKDGHLTLWLNGVKTAETTIGSPEWDALVAKSKFHDWKGFGKYQKGHIALQDHGNDVWYRNIKIRVL; via the coding sequence ATGAAAAAGTTAATCATAGGTGCTTTAATGGCGGCCGCTGTAACCGGCGCTACTACTGTTAAAGCACAGAGTACCAATTCCCTGTCGGCCAAAGAAAAAAAGCAGGGCTGGGTATTGCTGTTTGACGGCACTTCCACCAAAGGGTGGCACACTTATCTTCAGTCGACCGCAAGTCCGGCCTGGAGCGCCAGCAACGGCGCACTGGGTCTCGATCAGGCTGCAAAAAAGAACGGTGCTCCCGGCGGCGACCTGGTAACCGATGGCGAATACGAGAACTATGAACTGAGTATCGAATGGAAGATTTCCAAAGGTGGTAACAGTGGTGTTATCTTCGGCGTACATGAAGATCCTGAGTTTCATGCTACCTACCAGACCGGCCCCGAAATGCAGGTACTGGACGACGCCGGCCATCCGGACGGTAAGATCCCGAAACATAATGCCGGTGATCTTTACGACCTGATCAAGGCGCCTAAAATGGCTGCTAAACCAGTAGGAGAATGGAACACTGCCATCATCCGTAAAAAAGACGGACACCTTACCCTCTGGCTGAACGGTGTAAAAACAGCTGAAACTACCATCGGTTCCCCTGAATGGGATGCCCTCGTAGCAAAAAGCAAATTCCATGACTGGAAAGGCTTCGGCAAATACCAGAAAGGACATATTGCACTGCAGGACCATGGAAATGATGTATGGTACCGTAATATCAAGATAAGAGTTCTTTAA
- a CDS encoding sugar phosphate isomerase/epimerase, which translates to MKTIKGPGIFLAQFMGDEAPFNSLKTICEWAASIGFKGVQIPSWDPRLIDLQKAAESKTYADEIKGIVNAAGLEITELSSHLQGQLVAVNPAFSEMFDGFAPAQYHNNITARTEWAVNQLKYAAKASRNLGLTAHATFSGALLWAPAMYPWPQRPAGLVEAGFAELAKRWKPILDEFDANGVDVCYEIHPGEDLHDGATFERFLEATGNHSRVNLLYDPSHLLLQCLDYLEYIDIYHERIKAFHVKDAEFNPTGRSGVYGGYQSWINRPGRFRSLGDGQVDFKSIFSKMAQYDFAGWAVMEWECCIKHPEDGAKEGAPFIKNHIIRVTEKAFDDFAGTGTDDAFNKRILGI; encoded by the coding sequence ATGAAAACGATAAAAGGACCTGGTATTTTTCTGGCGCAGTTCATGGGAGATGAAGCGCCGTTCAATAGCCTGAAAACTATCTGCGAATGGGCAGCCTCCATTGGATTCAAAGGCGTACAGATCCCCAGCTGGGATCCCCGCCTGATAGATCTGCAGAAAGCCGCTGAAAGTAAAACCTACGCAGACGAGATCAAAGGAATTGTAAATGCAGCAGGACTGGAAATTACAGAACTGAGTTCTCATCTGCAGGGACAACTGGTAGCTGTGAATCCTGCATTTTCCGAAATGTTCGATGGCTTTGCTCCTGCACAATATCACAACAATATCACTGCCCGTACGGAATGGGCGGTGAACCAGCTGAAATACGCTGCTAAAGCCAGCCGTAACCTGGGCCTTACCGCACACGCCACTTTCAGTGGCGCACTGTTATGGGCCCCGGCCATGTATCCCTGGCCTCAGCGCCCGGCAGGACTGGTAGAAGCCGGATTTGCAGAACTGGCAAAACGCTGGAAACCTATCCTGGATGAGTTTGACGCCAACGGTGTAGATGTTTGTTATGAGATACATCCGGGAGAAGACCTCCACGACGGCGCTACCTTTGAACGCTTCCTGGAAGCTACCGGCAACCATAGCCGCGTTAACCTGCTCTACGATCCGAGCCATCTGCTCCTGCAATGCCTCGATTACCTGGAATATATCGATATTTACCATGAACGGATCAAGGCATTCCACGTAAAAGATGCGGAATTCAATCCTACCGGACGTTCCGGCGTATATGGCGGTTATCAGTCATGGATCAATCGCCCGGGCCGCTTCCGTTCACTTGGCGACGGACAGGTCGACTTTAAATCCATCTTCAGTAAAATGGCACAATACGATTTTGCCGGTTGGGCCGTTATGGAGTGGGAATGTTGTATCAAACATCCGGAAGATGGCGCCAAAGAAGGTGCACCTTTCATCAAGAATCATATTATCAGGGTTACTGAGAAAGCATTTGATGACTTTGCAGGCACTGGTACTGATGACGCTTTCAACAAAAGAATTTTAGGCATTTAA
- a CDS encoding alpha-L-fucosidase: MKKLLWGIALLSVLHGVSAQEKTTIPLKYGAQYTGKRTDEAMNKWRSNRFGQFIHWGLYAIPGGVWNGKTYNYAAEFLKSSANVPGPVWDSLMYQFNPVKFNAREWAHMAKQMGVKYMTITTKHHEGFCLWPSRYTDFNISHTPYRKDILRELVEAYNAEGIDVNFYYSVLDWHHPDWRYDIKSAGDSIAFNRYLEFAFNQLKELATNYPTVKAFWFDGTWDNSVKKNGRWTYEVEKMLKEVRPGVIVNSRLRADDYGKRHKDSNGQLMGDYESGYERRLPDPVKDVAVTNWDWEACMTIPENQWGYHRNWSLSHIKTPAELLGMLANAVSMGGNFLLNFGPGGDGTFRQEEQQIAGAIGKWMAVNGSAIYGCDYVGFEKQDWGYYTGKKGSNQVNLIICNVPVGGLLRIVLPKGTVPGRARLMNGDGEELKLEEAGGNQYLLHLPVKVYGLPPVITLELRTGGGGNKYQDAKT; encoded by the coding sequence ATGAAGAAATTACTGTGGGGCATTGCCCTGTTAAGCGTACTACACGGCGTCAGTGCGCAGGAAAAAACAACTATACCGTTGAAATATGGCGCGCAGTACACCGGCAAACGGACCGATGAGGCCATGAACAAGTGGCGTAGCAACCGTTTCGGACAATTCATTCACTGGGGGCTTTATGCTATCCCTGGTGGCGTTTGGAACGGCAAAACCTATAACTATGCGGCCGAATTCCTGAAATCCAGTGCCAACGTGCCTGGTCCGGTATGGGACTCACTGATGTACCAGTTTAACCCGGTGAAATTCAATGCACGCGAATGGGCGCATATGGCCAAACAAATGGGCGTGAAGTATATGACCATCACCACCAAGCATCATGAAGGCTTTTGCCTGTGGCCAAGCAGGTATACGGATTTTAATATCAGCCATACTCCTTACCGGAAGGATATTCTCCGGGAGCTGGTGGAAGCGTATAATGCGGAAGGGATTGATGTTAATTTCTATTATTCCGTGCTGGACTGGCATCACCCCGACTGGCGCTATGATATTAAATCTGCGGGCGACAGCATTGCCTTTAACCGGTACCTGGAATTTGCTTTCAATCAGCTGAAGGAGCTGGCCACCAATTATCCTACCGTAAAAGCATTCTGGTTCGATGGTACCTGGGATAACTCCGTGAAGAAGAATGGGCGATGGACCTATGAAGTAGAAAAGATGCTGAAAGAAGTAAGGCCAGGAGTAATCGTTAACAGCCGCCTCCGTGCGGATGATTATGGCAAGCGGCATAAAGATTCTAACGGGCAGCTGATGGGAGACTATGAATCCGGTTATGAGCGCCGGCTGCCCGATCCGGTGAAAGACGTGGCAGTCACTAATTGGGACTGGGAGGCCTGTATGACCATTCCGGAGAATCAATGGGGGTATCACAGGAACTGGAGCCTGAGTCATATCAAAACCCCGGCAGAGCTGCTCGGTATGCTGGCGAATGCCGTATCAATGGGAGGTAATTTCCTGCTGAACTTCGGGCCTGGCGGGGATGGCACTTTCCGCCAGGAAGAGCAGCAGATAGCAGGTGCCATCGGAAAATGGATGGCCGTTAACGGCAGCGCTATTTATGGCTGTGATTATGTCGGGTTTGAAAAGCAGGACTGGGGCTATTATACCGGAAAAAAAGGCAGTAACCAGGTGAATCTGATTATTTGTAACGTGCCGGTGGGCGGGCTGCTGAGAATCGTGTTGCCAAAGGGAACTGTGCCCGGGCGGGCCCGGCTGATGAACGGAGATGGAGAGGAATTAAAGCTGGAAGAGGCTGGCGGAAACCAGTACCTGCTTCATTTACCGGTCAAAGTGTACGGGCTGCCTCCGGTTATTACACTGGAACTTCGCACCGGCGGAGGAGGCAACAAATATCAGGATGCAAAAACATGA